CCCTCACTTTTATATCAGTTGCTAAACCCATATCATATATCATATCTACCACAACAAAAACTCACCACCTTAAGCTCAGGCAGTTTTGTTTTCCTATACCAAAAGGATGCTCCGAATTCGGGGCAGCCTTGTTCATGCACCCTTAACTTTGAAAGACCTAAGCTGCTTCTCCCTCCATTGCCTCTAATAATGATTTTCCTTCACAAAAGGACACATGATTTTCCTTCACAAAAGGACATCACAAAATCTTTTAGTTAAAGGTGATTCCAATATTGTTGTTGCTATTATTACTTAGACATAAGCATTGACGGTCTACAAAGTCTTATTTCTAACCAGAAAATCCACATCCTGTGCACGAGAGGAAGGGCAGCATGGATTGTTATATTAACGAAACAGGAACTGAAACTCTTCAAATTGTTTAAAATAACTCTCAAAACGTTAGGAGAATCAAGCCATGGGAATGTTAAATTTTCaacatgaaatttaaaagTCGAGACTTAAGAGCAGAGTGCGTTTATATCTCAAaccaaaactaaaaataaaacatgctCACATTTCCTCTGAGAGTGACAGCAATGCCTAGCGGTTGGCCTTCCCTGATCTTGAAGGTAGCAATGGAGTTCCTTGCTCTTGTCTTGATAGGCCTCTGTCCTGTGATTAAAGCCAAATCATTCATTGCTGCTTCCAAACCCTTGGCATTTTGCGCAGCTTCTCCAATACCACAGTTCACCACGACCTTCTCAATTTTTGGTACCTAACCAATTCAATGTTAAAAAATTGCAAACaataataaacataataaGATAATTGAACTTACAACTTATATACATACaggctaaaaagaaaaacactctTCTCACTCCTTGAAACAAGCCAACAAACTTATCCGATACAAGTAATCTCTTAAACATCCAATTCAAACCTCAAAGTTCCCGTAGAGGCATTGTAAACCAAAGATTTTAcatagtaaattaattaaaaaaactaaaagtacAATGGTTACCTGGTGAATGTTTGAGTAGGAGAATTCTTCCATAAGCAAAGGAACAATCTTTTGGAGGTAAGTGGTCTTGAGGCGATAGGTTTTTTCTGCTTCTGATTTCTCCACAAGCACAATTTCTCCAGTGGCTCTCACTGACACCACTCCATTGCCATTTCTAGGATTTCCGTACGGCACTTTCACGGATGGATGAGATGAGATTATTGGGAATTGGCCCCGAAACGACGCCGCTGCAGAGGACTGTAAGAGGGAAGGAGATGACATTGTTATCGTCAGTGTGGTGAGTGAAGAGCTTCGAGGGAAACTTGATAAAATAGCGTTCGAGTTATTTTACGAAACTACCATTACGTGATGAGTGTGCCCTTTGTGGGTATTCTGTAATTGTTTCAAAATTTCAGTGGAATTCTGTTTGCCGGTTTTCCTGAGCGAACGAGAAAGGATAAGAACTCCAATTCTTTTCCACGCTGTGTGCGAAATTCACTGTTGTGGTTGCTGCAAATCTTGCTTAGGCCTCATTAAAGTTTCActtcttttgataaaaatgagcctctaatttatttttagataaaagaatttttttttatttcgttaataatttaacattaaatatgttaatactatttattaatt
The Ricinus communis isolate WT05 ecotype wild-type chromosome 1, ASM1957865v1, whole genome shotgun sequence DNA segment above includes these coding regions:
- the LOC8286679 gene encoding 50S ribosomal protein L5, chloroplastic, with product MSSPSLLQSSAAASFRGQFPIISSHPSVKVPYGNPRNGNGVVSVRATGEIVLVEKSEAEKTYRLKTTYLQKIVPLLMEEFSYSNIHQVPKIEKVVVNCGIGEAAQNAKGLEAAMNDLALITGQRPIKTRARNSIATFKIREGQPLGIAVTLRGNVMYSFLDRLINLGLPRTRDFQGVSQNSFDGHGNYSIGIRDQSVFPEIRFDALGKAKGMDVCITTTAKNDQEGQKLLALMGMPFRESSGTTVLQRKKKLKKHHFDSKSRGRR